In Pseudobdellovibrionaceae bacterium, the following proteins share a genomic window:
- a CDS encoding PaaI family thioesterase — MTQSGSSLQMTYAPNSICFGCGPANAKGLKIQSFPNGQEVVAEWTPESHHEAFPGMLNGGIIGSLLDCHSNWTAAWHLMNKNNMEAPPCTVTADYSIQLLRPTPSDQSVRLVARIVESSDRKAVVEAELFSGEDLCAKCQGTFVAVRPGHPAYHRWS, encoded by the coding sequence ATGACTCAATCCGGTTCCAGTTTGCAGATGACTTATGCCCCCAACAGCATTTGTTTCGGTTGCGGCCCGGCGAACGCAAAGGGACTAAAAATACAAAGCTTCCCCAATGGGCAGGAAGTTGTTGCCGAGTGGACTCCGGAATCCCACCATGAAGCCTTTCCTGGAATGCTTAATGGAGGCATTATCGGCTCCCTTCTAGATTGCCACAGCAATTGGACGGCAGCCTGGCATTTAATGAACAAGAACAACATGGAAGCTCCACCCTGCACTGTAACGGCGGACTATAGTATTCAACTTCTTCGCCCCACCCCCAGTGATCAATCGGTGCGCCTAGTTGCACGGATAGTGGAATCAAGTGATCGCAAAGCTGTTGTTGAAGCCGAGCTTTTTTCCGGTGAAGACCTCTGCGCCAAATGCCAGGGAACCTTTGTTGCCGTTAGGCCTGGCCATCCGGCCTATCATCGCTGGTCCTGA
- a CDS encoding cyclic nucleotide-binding domain-containing protein: MDQVKDLKRGDLLFKEGEKITHVYVVQSGKVSLFLERSGRKIEIMEGKTSHVMGEAALFTNNAKHLLSAEAAGPCKILEVPIEVMKAQVDSSQPGVKLVVKSLVEGTKQNCQAIRSLKMDKDNSPCPQFSIPTLFCVLALVAKNSGHPVEGQDGHLQLDWTTVKIYTTRMFRESLSRVQHVVELLKKLGKAEMRFEKNEDEIDELVSVTLFDVQLLEDFAEFYQYNLYKPGKSEIIYVDPLALKVARALVELGKDLETDFRGAVRMEYDKLLKDVKEQFRFDLKSLHLDALEKKGLFVKRQSTDKGEVFLSFDKVEFQDMLRFWQIIAEIDKWNEKGFVDLNEKAEEEAVDDKAKCPACQGEITDAHNFCPSCGHKLAA, encoded by the coding sequence GTGGATCAGGTCAAAGATCTCAAGCGTGGTGATTTGCTGTTCAAAGAGGGTGAGAAAATCACTCACGTCTACGTCGTTCAGTCGGGGAAGGTCTCCCTTTTTCTCGAACGCTCAGGCCGCAAAATTGAAATAATGGAGGGCAAGACCTCCCATGTCATGGGTGAAGCGGCTCTTTTTACTAACAACGCCAAGCACTTGTTGTCGGCCGAGGCCGCAGGGCCCTGCAAGATTTTGGAAGTGCCCATTGAGGTGATGAAGGCCCAGGTGGACTCTTCCCAGCCGGGGGTCAAACTGGTGGTGAAGAGTTTGGTCGAAGGCACCAAGCAGAACTGCCAGGCGATTCGTTCACTCAAAATGGACAAAGACAATAGCCCCTGCCCCCAATTCTCCATCCCCACTCTATTTTGTGTTTTGGCTCTGGTGGCCAAAAACTCAGGTCACCCTGTAGAGGGCCAAGATGGGCATCTGCAGTTAGATTGGACGACAGTAAAGATCTACACCACTCGTATGTTCCGTGAATCCTTATCTCGGGTTCAGCACGTGGTGGAGTTGCTGAAAAAACTGGGTAAGGCGGAAATGCGCTTTGAAAAGAACGAGGATGAGATCGATGAGCTGGTATCGGTGACCTTGTTTGATGTCCAGCTCCTGGAGGATTTTGCGGAGTTTTATCAGTACAACCTCTACAAACCGGGCAAGAGCGAGATCATTTACGTTGATCCCCTGGCTCTCAAGGTGGCCCGCGCTCTTGTTGAGTTAGGCAAGGATCTGGAAACTGATTTCCGCGGCGCCGTTCGCATGGAGTATGACAAACTCCTAAAGGATGTGAAGGAGCAGTTTAGGTTCGATCTAAAGAGTCTCCACTTGGATGCTTTGGAAAAAAAGGGTCTTTTCGTCAAACGCCAGTCGACGGACAAAGGAGAAGTGTTTCTCAGCTTTGACAAGGTGGAGTTTCAGGACATGCTTCGCTTTTGGCAAATCATCGCCGAAATCGACAAGTGGAATGAAAAAGGCTTTGTTGACCTCAACGAGAAGGCTGAGGAAGAGGCGGTTGATGACAAGGCCAAATGCCCCGCCTGTCAGGGGGAAATTACGGACGCTCACAACTTCTGCCCCTCCTGTGGGCACAAGCTTGCTGCCTAG
- a CDS encoding DUF3552 domain-containing protein yields the protein MMTLPVYIFIGSFLTALPLTWLGLRWVRNYRIREAKTQAKVLVEKAQDGAKEHRADANKRMDEFRHQAERRFEKDTRKINQKINVLDSKLREKEGRLQKKLNQREDIFKRKLSVVDSQDALAQRKQQKLDQLLEEKRKIESEFRHKLSQLSSEDEESIRGKLAENLIQEERRRSSKRAELILEEAHADAEREARYYLSRALNRFARPYCAERGIGIVYFPNAEARKKVVGDDRQNLIAVERICGVDISINEELNSASCLGFDPVRRELARASLEKLIHERVVNEKRIEDIVTKTKKDLFKRIRQDGNKLANELGMKDLHPEIRNMMGALRYRYSFSQNQHYHCAEVGWLCGLLSSELGVEQKKGRRAGLLHDIGKAMDHSMEGGHAVIGADFIQTNGESEEIVHAVRAHHFDEQPNSDLAYLVIAADAMSGARPGARRSTIDSYNQKMADLQNIGNSFEGVVSTYILSAGREVRVVVDSGRVDDVAALDLSRKIAQKIEEECSYPGQIRVTVVRESQAVEYAR from the coding sequence ATGATGACTCTGCCCGTTTACATTTTCATTGGCTCATTCCTAACCGCCTTGCCCCTAACCTGGCTGGGGTTGCGTTGGGTCCGCAACTACCGCATTCGCGAAGCTAAAACCCAGGCCAAGGTCCTGGTGGAAAAAGCTCAGGATGGGGCCAAAGAGCACCGCGCCGATGCCAACAAACGTATGGACGAATTCCGCCACCAAGCTGAACGGCGCTTTGAAAAAGACACCCGAAAGATCAACCAAAAGATTAACGTCCTCGATTCTAAACTTAGGGAAAAAGAAGGCCGCCTGCAAAAAAAACTCAACCAACGCGAAGACATCTTCAAAAGAAAGCTCTCAGTTGTTGATTCCCAGGATGCCCTCGCCCAGAGGAAACAACAAAAATTGGATCAGCTTCTTGAGGAAAAGCGCAAGATCGAATCCGAGTTTCGCCATAAACTGTCCCAGCTCTCCTCTGAAGATGAAGAGAGCATCCGCGGAAAGTTAGCCGAAAACCTCATCCAAGAGGAGCGCCGCCGGTCCTCAAAAAGGGCTGAGCTGATTCTGGAAGAGGCCCATGCAGATGCGGAAAGAGAGGCCCGCTACTATTTGAGCCGGGCTCTCAACCGCTTTGCCCGCCCCTATTGTGCAGAAAGAGGTATCGGCATCGTTTATTTTCCCAATGCCGAAGCTCGAAAAAAGGTCGTGGGCGATGACCGACAAAATTTGATAGCTGTGGAACGCATTTGTGGCGTCGACATTTCCATAAATGAGGAGCTCAATTCGGCCTCTTGCCTGGGATTTGATCCAGTTCGTCGGGAGTTGGCACGTGCCAGCCTGGAAAAGCTCATTCACGAAAGAGTGGTTAACGAAAAGCGAATTGAAGACATTGTCACCAAGACTAAAAAGGATTTGTTCAAAAGGATCCGCCAAGACGGAAACAAGTTGGCCAACGAGCTGGGCATGAAGGATCTGCACCCAGAAATTCGCAACATGATGGGAGCCCTTCGCTACCGCTATTCCTTTTCTCAAAACCAACACTACCACTGTGCTGAGGTGGGCTGGCTGTGCGGTTTGTTGAGTTCTGAATTGGGGGTAGAACAAAAGAAAGGGCGGCGGGCTGGTCTCCTCCACGACATTGGTAAAGCCATGGATCACAGCATGGAAGGTGGCCACGCCGTCATTGGTGCCGACTTTATTCAAACCAATGGGGAGTCCGAGGAGATCGTCCACGCGGTCAGAGCTCACCACTTTGATGAGCAACCGAATTCAGACCTCGCCTATTTGGTGATCGCCGCCGATGCCATGAGTGGGGCTCGTCCGGGAGCCCGTCGTTCGACGATCGACTCCTACAACCAAAAGATGGCTGACCTGCAAAACATTGGCAATAGCTTTGAGGGTGTGGTGAGCACCTATATTCTCAGTGCCGGACGTGAAGTGCGCGTTGTTGTGGACAGCGGTCGTGTGGACGATGTGGCCGCTCTCGATCTTAGCCGCAAGATTGCCCAAAAGATTGAAGAGGAATGTTCTTACCCTGGCCAGATTCGCGTGACGGTGGTCCGGGAGTCCCAGGCGGTTGAATACGCCCGCTAA
- a CDS encoding SIS domain-containing protein, translated as MKFHVSLSPSEKAEQFLKVASQFSLGELATESSHPKTRDLSYLAQNNLHKAVELLREVDLDALEMMAAKLPQIAVLGSEVAKVLGRDGRIFLCGCGATGRLSLSLEYIWRRHHMGTDLEDKVHSFMAGGDTALVHALEGFEDYPAYGARQLREAGFRPGDLLVSCTEGGETPFVIGATEAAAQEQGPAPFFLYCNPDEILRNKVERSRLVLENHRIRKVNLYVGPMALAGSTRMQASTVLMLAVGLALFFPQSERMKSAFVDYRDHYATIDLQAQPQFIEAESKVYQDGGHLLYHAEELAIAVFTDTTERAPTFSLSPFDNQKFPRSRHSLSYVIIDSAGSSRESWHRLLARPARPLNWGPEYPQTNEDYMEGFDFGQGGADYRRQAIPGAHEDFTILKSGQEIVWSFKGLEARFPSDLDHELFDHLLLKQLLNIHSTLIMGRLNRYQMNFMTWVVPTNGKLVDRASRYVSWLLEDSGMGSVNYEDIVRELFVQQEKLQPQESVVLKTFEALKEILK; from the coding sequence ATGAAGTTTCATGTATCCCTGTCGCCGAGTGAAAAGGCTGAACAATTTCTCAAAGTGGCCTCGCAGTTTAGCTTGGGTGAATTGGCGACTGAGTCCAGTCACCCCAAAACGCGGGATCTTTCCTATCTGGCGCAAAATAATTTGCACAAGGCGGTGGAGCTTTTGCGCGAAGTGGACCTGGACGCCTTGGAAATGATGGCAGCGAAACTCCCGCAAATTGCTGTCCTGGGCAGTGAAGTTGCCAAGGTCTTGGGCCGGGACGGGCGCATTTTTTTGTGTGGCTGTGGAGCCACCGGGCGTTTGTCCCTAAGTCTTGAATACATATGGCGACGCCATCATATGGGAACCGACCTGGAGGACAAGGTTCACTCCTTTATGGCCGGGGGAGACACGGCTTTGGTCCATGCCTTGGAGGGCTTTGAGGATTACCCGGCCTATGGCGCTCGGCAGCTGCGTGAGGCTGGCTTTCGACCTGGTGACTTGCTTGTTAGTTGTACCGAAGGGGGTGAAACTCCATTTGTTATTGGAGCGACAGAAGCCGCCGCCCAGGAACAGGGGCCTGCTCCTTTTTTTCTCTACTGCAATCCTGACGAAATCCTACGTAATAAAGTGGAAAGGTCCCGTCTGGTTCTAGAGAATCACCGAATCCGTAAGGTGAACCTGTATGTTGGTCCCATGGCCTTGGCCGGGAGTACCCGGATGCAGGCTTCAACCGTGCTCATGTTGGCTGTAGGGCTGGCTTTGTTTTTTCCACAGTCGGAACGAATGAAGTCGGCCTTTGTGGATTATCGCGATCACTATGCCACTATCGATTTGCAGGCACAGCCGCAGTTTATTGAAGCTGAGTCCAAAGTTTATCAGGACGGGGGACATCTGCTTTATCATGCCGAAGAGCTCGCTATTGCGGTCTTTACCGACACGACAGAAAGAGCGCCAACGTTTAGTCTTTCACCCTTCGATAATCAAAAGTTTCCCCGGTCCAGACACTCATTGAGCTATGTCATTATTGATTCAGCGGGATCGAGTCGGGAGTCCTGGCACCGGTTGCTGGCGCGGCCTGCCCGACCTCTCAACTGGGGACCTGAATATCCTCAGACCAACGAGGACTACATGGAGGGGTTTGATTTTGGTCAGGGGGGAGCAGACTATCGTCGTCAGGCGATCCCGGGGGCCCATGAAGATTTCACAATTCTCAAGTCAGGACAGGAGATCGTCTGGAGTTTTAAGGGATTAGAGGCAAGGTTTCCGTCTGATTTGGACCACGAGCTTTTTGACCACCTTCTTCTCAAACAGCTGTTGAACATCCATTCCACCTTGATCATGGGACGACTCAACCGATACCAAATGAATTTTATGACCTGGGTGGTTCCCACCAATGGCAAGCTTGTGGATCGGGCCAGTCGTTATGTGAGTTGGCTCCTGGAAGATTCTGGTATGGGGTCGGTCAATTACGAGGATATTGTCAGGGAGCTTTTTGTTCAGCAGGAGAAACTGCAACCACAGGAATCGGTGGTGTTGAAGACCTTTGAGGCTCTAAAGGAGATTCTTAAATAG
- a CDS encoding STAS domain-containing protein, with the protein MDIRLDIENGWVVIHLSGRIDSFNYDDVTSKIQTLFRMGKRFIALDLTDVTYLGLPSLRFLFQMAGRLQKASGQMMLISPSEKLMKSIEAINHPKRWEIITHRQLLIQPHAPQENHQ; encoded by the coding sequence ATGGATATCCGACTTGATATTGAAAACGGATGGGTCGTCATTCATCTCAGCGGACGGATTGACTCCTTTAACTACGACGACGTCACCTCGAAAATCCAGACACTTTTTCGCATGGGCAAACGATTTATCGCCTTGGACCTGACAGACGTCACCTATTTGGGCCTACCCAGTTTGCGTTTTCTGTTTCAGATGGCCGGGAGATTACAAAAGGCCTCCGGTCAAATGATGCTTATCTCTCCCTCAGAAAAGCTCATGAAGTCCATAGAGGCTATCAATCATCCCAAGCGCTGGGAGATCATCACCCACCGCCAGTTGCTCATCCAACCCCATGCGCCGCAGGAAAACCATCAATGA
- a CDS encoding TolC family protein has product MKSAAALLIATTFLSSSSWATPAPIENLFKQLDGENDQIQAARLDREFKEQNLIGSKSRLYPSLNLSLVANEGDDNALAAASPSSLDSGASSPGGGLGTSPSGSISDSDISTNGWASQLSLGYFVFTGFAVSEDVHRAENSVASAKLNESKVAMEKKAQLLQLLMEYHNLKQVAEPLNQAVSLMEKVKSFSKKRSNLLYTTDDRLNLNEKEALLEYQKIRLDEGQSLVAAGLRSLLPNLDEQTLAGIPRFEITYPLPTNQQMPELYDQGSIDHQINKLSEFSSSGYLKVARWNRPWVPTIYTSASYSYTGDYKGETADGGWSASITMNFPLFDGFYSSARLQQAKIGSRAAELRTKAEKDKRLLYIRHQRMKALVSGAEYRHLALQAAKQQRRYQDVQKKIRQGIASRLELSAASLELAKARLEASDKMKEHQQALLNVAVELNQWDRVVINEISNP; this is encoded by the coding sequence ATGAAATCCGCCGCTGCCCTTTTGATCGCAACCACCTTCCTTTCCTCTTCCAGTTGGGCAACCCCAGCCCCGATCGAGAATCTTTTCAAACAACTGGATGGAGAAAACGATCAGATTCAAGCGGCCAGATTAGATCGAGAATTCAAAGAGCAAAACCTCATTGGCTCCAAGTCCCGACTCTATCCAAGTCTAAACCTATCACTTGTTGCCAACGAAGGTGATGACAACGCCCTGGCTGCCGCCTCGCCGAGTAGTTTGGACTCTGGGGCCTCCAGCCCCGGTGGTGGCCTGGGAACTTCGCCCTCGGGAAGTATTTCCGATTCCGATATCTCCACCAATGGTTGGGCAAGCCAGTTATCGTTAGGCTATTTTGTCTTTACTGGCTTTGCCGTCAGTGAAGACGTCCATCGAGCCGAGAACTCAGTCGCCAGTGCTAAACTCAATGAATCAAAAGTGGCCATGGAAAAGAAGGCCCAACTTCTCCAGCTGCTTATGGAGTATCACAACCTCAAGCAGGTGGCCGAACCATTGAACCAAGCAGTCAGCCTAATGGAAAAAGTTAAAAGCTTTTCTAAAAAACGCTCCAACCTTCTATACACCACGGATGATCGCCTCAATCTCAATGAAAAAGAAGCCCTTTTAGAGTATCAGAAAATCCGTCTTGATGAAGGGCAGAGCCTCGTTGCAGCCGGCCTCAGGTCCCTTCTTCCTAACCTCGATGAACAGACGCTCGCCGGTATCCCTCGGTTTGAAATCACCTATCCTTTACCCACCAACCAACAGATGCCCGAACTCTACGATCAGGGGTCCATTGACCATCAGATCAACAAACTCAGTGAATTCTCCTCAAGCGGGTATCTCAAGGTCGCCCGCTGGAACCGTCCCTGGGTGCCCACCATCTACACCTCTGCCAGTTACAGTTACACTGGAGACTACAAGGGTGAGACCGCCGATGGAGGATGGTCGGCCTCAATCACCATGAACTTCCCTTTGTTTGATGGCTTTTACAGCAGTGCCCGCTTGCAGCAGGCCAAGATCGGGTCGCGAGCAGCTGAACTACGCACTAAAGCTGAAAAGGACAAACGCCTCCTTTACATTCGCCATCAACGCATGAAAGCCCTGGTCTCCGGTGCTGAATATCGACACCTGGCCTTGCAAGCCGCCAAACAACAAAGGCGTTACCAGGATGTGCAAAAAAAGATCCGCCAGGGAATTGCCTCGCGACTCGAGTTGTCGGCAGCGAGTTTGGAACTGGCAAAGGCTCGTCTGGAGGCCTCTGACAAAATGAAGGAGCATCAGCAAGCCCTATTAAATGTTGCCGTGGAACTTAATCAATGGGATCGGGTGGTTATTAATGAAATCTCAAATCCGTAA
- a CDS encoding HlyD family efflux transporter periplasmic adaptor subunit, translating to MKSQIRKCVFLILCLTLSSKALAEGEGSEKQDFVEKIPAFGVIKPGEITTLLAINHGMVAKIPFQVGDRVKLGSVLLSAIERETTRGYRTTIAGQVAKLHVTPGAALTPGMPLVTVINPDKKQIEVSLSPKESQRLKVGAPIFFRGKGEPLGHLSKISPLVDPDTGAVLSYVQPEKPVPQLIGDVIPIDIEVRHLKDCFVTAISEVDQHIEKFRVEATSGNSACLIPKTSSR from the coding sequence ATGAAATCTCAAATCCGTAAATGTGTCTTTCTCATATTGTGCCTCACTCTTTCATCTAAAGCTTTGGCGGAAGGCGAAGGGTCGGAAAAGCAAGATTTTGTTGAAAAGATCCCTGCATTTGGCGTCATTAAGCCGGGAGAGATCACCACCCTGCTGGCCATCAACCACGGCATGGTGGCGAAGATTCCTTTTCAAGTGGGAGACCGGGTGAAACTTGGGTCTGTCCTTCTTTCAGCTATCGAGAGGGAGACCACCCGAGGCTACCGCACTACAATCGCCGGCCAGGTGGCAAAACTCCATGTCACTCCCGGCGCTGCCCTCACCCCGGGAATGCCCTTGGTGACGGTCATTAATCCGGACAAAAAACAAATTGAGGTTTCTCTCTCTCCAAAAGAAAGTCAGCGCTTGAAGGTGGGGGCTCCCATCTTTTTTCGTGGCAAAGGGGAACCATTGGGGCATCTTTCCAAGATCAGTCCCTTAGTAGATCCGGACACCGGCGCTGTCCTAAGCTATGTTCAGCCGGAAAAGCCGGTGCCCCAGTTGATCGGTGACGTGATTCCAATCGATATTGAAGTTCGTCACCTCAAGGATTGTTTTGTCACTGCCATTTCAGAAGTTGATCAGCACATAGAGAAATTTCGTGTCGAGGCCACCAGCGGAAATTCCGCCTGTTTGATTCCCAAGACCTCTTCGCGCTAG
- a CDS encoding efflux RND transporter permease subunit: MVQYFIKKSIVTICLNLSILLIGYFSLDHIANEFIPAIEVPAVGVVFPTTFVPHRRITEELIGPIEKRLLATGDVEKIETTLDRDRTILFIFYKWSIRPEDCLQRARQVVSGVSRPAGILEPIFVLHRPTMSPIFRIAFTGKNVNALTQDLTQFSRTAERIPGVAGVNLVGSAPMKAVVEMDALSGAQNQVAASDVISSAIQQWSFRYLFRNDKGEKEIFRLHLKDVNDLKSLPVQSKSGSQVPLRWISQVEETHSPASVFFGDGQDAVILEVMKAPGSDALLIVDNVLKGIKKLSQEKNLNYTILYDEAEKIREAQAGVIQNFVIGVGLNSLILIIFLGSIIGAVVASCVFPTAILGTLYVMKASDISLNIFALNGFSLASGMITDSSIVVLESIMRRFQKGEDLVQSAARGTKDVMIGVLASTLTTAAVIVPISMQTGVSSKLFSDLGIVLVATQFICLIAVFTFVPWLCSRILSDDKSRPAPIAILYGLSSRLVDRMLQLSTVTLKKSVKERGFRWGLPLVATMGSLLMMAFLPNSEFLPVVSSKIYSISMPVKRIELMEKGSDLQKQLAMSLGTNEAVNWVVTSRSDDTLNSVLRVKNLKDVPGIIEKISQDLNFPRKKILALPLGPTPPTEPMGYDGYFYINKNLPPQQLRSLTDSFCQNPGIMDCTTASHYQESRLQLRPRPLDMFRSHTNLFATMADIASLTQNLNLSSLANLPIAFPVELHLPGKELLTSFPLATGGSGEGISRLGAFFDSEINRSSNVLFRRDGQNFIPLYFRLNGITIGQAVAALEGEAKAQGIDSGSLIPMGAIETMNETFGKMINALILAAVLIFLVLVIQFRSALQAAIIMYSIPLSLGGAIAGLIILGETLNVGVIVGFVLLIGIVVNNGILLMDAINQRRTAGMPLLEAVIDGVDSRTRPILMTTFSTVFGMMPTLVLEAEGKELYRGMAIVNVFGMIFGTFLTLVVTPIVIRALIANQGEKSARKKGVAA; the protein is encoded by the coding sequence TTGGTTCAGTACTTTATTAAAAAAAGTATTGTTACGATTTGTTTGAATCTGTCGATTCTTCTTATCGGCTATTTTTCACTCGATCACATTGCCAACGAGTTCATCCCCGCCATCGAAGTTCCGGCCGTGGGAGTGGTCTTCCCAACCACTTTCGTCCCCCACCGCAGAATTACCGAAGAGCTTATAGGTCCGATTGAAAAACGGCTTTTAGCCACTGGAGATGTTGAAAAAATTGAGACCACTCTGGATCGGGACCGGACTATTCTCTTTATTTTCTACAAGTGGTCCATTCGCCCCGAGGACTGCTTGCAGCGAGCTAGACAAGTTGTCAGTGGTGTTTCTCGGCCGGCCGGCATTCTGGAACCGATTTTTGTTCTCCACCGCCCCACGATGTCGCCGATTTTTCGCATTGCCTTTACGGGGAAAAATGTCAACGCACTCACTCAAGACCTCACCCAGTTCTCGCGAACAGCAGAACGGATTCCCGGCGTTGCTGGAGTCAATCTCGTGGGTTCGGCCCCCATGAAGGCAGTGGTGGAAATGGACGCTCTCAGCGGCGCTCAGAACCAAGTGGCCGCCAGCGATGTGATCTCCTCAGCTATTCAACAGTGGTCTTTCCGCTATCTGTTCCGCAACGACAAAGGTGAAAAGGAGATTTTTCGACTTCACCTTAAGGACGTGAACGACCTCAAAAGTCTCCCCGTCCAATCCAAATCAGGAAGCCAAGTGCCACTACGCTGGATCTCTCAAGTGGAAGAAACCCACTCTCCTGCCAGTGTCTTTTTCGGCGATGGGCAAGATGCAGTGATATTGGAAGTGATGAAGGCTCCGGGTAGCGATGCCCTTCTTATTGTCGATAATGTCCTTAAGGGCATAAAGAAGCTTAGCCAGGAAAAGAATCTCAACTACACCATTCTGTATGATGAAGCGGAAAAGATCCGCGAAGCCCAAGCTGGGGTGATCCAAAACTTTGTTATTGGAGTGGGTTTGAACAGCCTCATTCTCATTATATTTCTGGGATCAATTATAGGCGCGGTCGTCGCTTCGTGCGTTTTCCCCACAGCCATCCTAGGCACTTTGTATGTGATGAAGGCTTCCGATATCTCTCTTAATATCTTTGCTCTCAACGGGTTTAGTCTGGCCTCGGGAATGATCACAGACAGCAGTATCGTCGTTCTTGAATCGATCATGAGGCGTTTTCAAAAGGGCGAAGACTTGGTCCAATCTGCTGCCCGAGGAACGAAAGACGTGATGATCGGTGTCTTGGCCTCTACCCTGACCACCGCCGCGGTAATCGTACCCATTTCAATGCAAACAGGAGTATCAAGTAAGCTCTTTAGCGACCTGGGCATTGTTCTGGTAGCCACTCAGTTTATTTGCTTAATTGCTGTATTCACTTTTGTTCCCTGGCTTTGTTCCCGCATTCTCAGCGACGATAAAAGTAGACCCGCGCCAATCGCGATTCTATATGGCCTTAGCTCCAGATTGGTCGATCGCATGCTTCAGCTTTCAACTGTAACACTCAAAAAGTCGGTCAAAGAGCGCGGCTTCCGCTGGGGCCTGCCCTTGGTGGCAACAATGGGTAGTCTCCTGATGATGGCTTTTTTGCCCAACTCGGAGTTTCTGCCGGTCGTGAGCTCTAAGATTTACTCCATTTCAATGCCGGTTAAGCGCATTGAACTCATGGAAAAGGGGAGTGACCTACAAAAACAATTGGCCATGAGTTTGGGAACCAATGAGGCTGTGAATTGGGTGGTCACGTCCCGATCTGATGATACCCTTAATTCGGTTCTTCGCGTCAAGAATCTTAAGGATGTCCCAGGAATCATTGAAAAAATAAGTCAGGATTTGAATTTTCCCCGGAAGAAAATTCTTGCTCTCCCCTTAGGTCCAACGCCGCCCACGGAACCCATGGGCTACGATGGCTACTTCTACATCAATAAGAATCTCCCCCCACAACAGCTCCGGTCCCTGACCGATTCCTTTTGCCAGAATCCTGGAATCATGGACTGTACGACCGCATCTCACTACCAGGAGTCACGCCTGCAACTTCGCCCCCGCCCTCTGGATATGTTCCGTTCTCATACCAACTTGTTTGCAACCATGGCCGACATTGCCAGTCTCACACAAAATTTAAATCTCTCCTCTCTCGCCAACCTGCCAATAGCCTTTCCCGTTGAACTTCATCTCCCAGGCAAAGAACTTTTGACTTCATTTCCCTTGGCCACAGGAGGCTCTGGCGAGGGGATTAGTCGCCTGGGTGCTTTTTTTGACAGTGAGATTAATCGTTCGAGCAATGTCCTCTTTCGCCGGGATGGGCAAAATTTTATTCCCCTTTATTTTCGCCTCAACGGCATCACCATTGGCCAGGCTGTGGCCGCTCTGGAAGGTGAGGCCAAAGCCCAAGGGATCGATTCCGGATCTTTGATTCCCATGGGTGCCATAGAAACTATGAATGAAACTTTTGGCAAAATGATCAATGCACTCATTTTGGCTGCGGTGCTGATTTTCTTGGTCCTGGTGATTCAGTTCCGCTCCGCCCTGCAGGCCGCAATCATCATGTATTCAATTCCCCTTTCTCTGGGCGGGGCCATTGCTGGACTGATTATTTTGGGTGAAACCCTGAATGTGGGCGTCATTGTTGGATTTGTCCTCCTCATTGGCATCGTGGTGAACAACGGCATTCTTCTCATGGACGCTATCAACCAAAGGCGAACTGCGGGTATGCCACTACTTGAAGCTGTGATCGACGGGGTGGACTCAAGGACGAGGCCCATCCTCATGACCACCTTTTCTACCGTCTTTGGCATGATGCCCACTCTTGTTCTGGAAGCTGAAGGTAAGGAACTCTATCGCGGGATGGCCATCGTGAACGTTTTTGGAATGATATTTGGCACCTTTCTCACTTTGGTGGTCACACCCATTGTGATCCGCGCCCTCATTGCCAACCAAGGTGAGAAATCCGCCAGGAAAAAAGGAGTCGCCGCATGA